One Acidobacteriaceae bacterium genomic region harbors:
- a CDS encoding Mu transposase C-terminal domain-containing protein → MVTSCFQINTRVRLDGTEHRFHRLVQGCIWQLEKESTGEIIQKERQVLLRMLEEGRLAFLPNGNVVLVRPLSANVLSEEFEQAKLRRLYVKGVQRLPKTKAAFEQAIKNTWNEIKDPARPPSFSTVYRWLTRFENADEDIRALVDNTAAKGNRNPRCQPEIERVCDETIQSFYLRRERPNIHQTLENARIRVQQQNDHRPKAHQLEPPSRRLLTRMIKRLPAFDRHAARHGYESARVVFRSVKGHRVTEKPLERAEIDHTLLDVVLVDHETRQPTARPWLTLCIDDHSRCVLGFELGFDSPSFRTVAACLKQCFTPKAKLKETYPRLNSEWHAAGVMRELALDNGRDFHSKSAENVLLRLGIEAHFAPIKTGAYKGKVERIFRTIQEEIMHTMPGTTFRNTLEKGDYNPDKHACVSLPELAEILTIWIVENYHQRVHSTLQRTPNQVWLSGIDPDEIRYVDDLTELDAILGATYKRKLTHKGIEWKGLSYNSDELQKLRQLKGEKLEVELRIDETNIGCGYVFLPGLEKPIRVPALKRDYADGISLTQHKVYTRHDREQSRDAGRESGVLYSKALVDELLQAARGKRGRLGRRAATHLEQRARNAGRETNARTASAKNIVGSKPESLAPASTQPVPVAIRQEMPIGLRARPRLAAIKREDINEQ, encoded by the coding sequence ATGGTGACCAGCTGCTTCCAGATCAACACGCGCGTGCGACTGGATGGCACGGAACATAGATTTCATCGGCTTGTCCAAGGTTGCATCTGGCAACTTGAGAAAGAGTCCACGGGCGAGATTATTCAGAAAGAAAGGCAAGTCCTGCTACGCATGCTGGAGGAAGGCAGGCTGGCCTTCTTGCCCAATGGGAACGTTGTCCTAGTACGCCCTCTTTCCGCTAATGTTTTATCTGAAGAGTTCGAGCAGGCGAAGCTCAGGCGGCTATATGTCAAAGGAGTTCAGCGCCTACCCAAGACGAAGGCCGCCTTCGAGCAGGCGATTAAGAATACCTGGAACGAAATAAAGGACCCTGCACGCCCGCCTAGCTTTTCGACCGTGTACCGTTGGCTGACGCGGTTCGAGAACGCGGATGAAGATATCCGTGCTCTCGTCGACAACACGGCTGCCAAAGGGAATCGGAATCCCAGATGCCAACCGGAGATCGAACGGGTTTGTGATGAGACGATCCAGTCCTTTTACCTGAGACGCGAGCGTCCGAATATTCACCAAACTTTAGAGAACGCCCGGATTAGGGTCCAGCAACAGAATGATCATCGCCCCAAAGCTCATCAACTAGAGCCGCCGAGTCGCCGACTTCTGACCCGGATGATCAAGAGACTTCCTGCTTTCGATCGTCATGCAGCGCGACATGGGTATGAATCCGCACGTGTCGTCTTCAGATCAGTCAAGGGGCATAGGGTTACAGAAAAACCGCTTGAACGAGCGGAGATCGATCATACGTTGCTCGACGTGGTCTTGGTGGATCACGAAACGCGTCAACCGACGGCACGTCCGTGGCTAACCTTATGCATTGACGACCATAGCCGTTGCGTACTTGGGTTTGAGCTAGGTTTTGATTCGCCAAGCTTCCGGACGGTTGCTGCCTGCTTAAAGCAATGTTTCACGCCAAAGGCGAAGTTGAAAGAGACGTATCCACGCCTGAACTCGGAGTGGCACGCCGCGGGTGTAATGCGGGAGTTGGCACTGGATAACGGCCGCGACTTCCATTCAAAAAGCGCAGAGAACGTGCTGCTTCGGCTTGGCATTGAGGCGCACTTCGCCCCAATAAAAACGGGAGCATACAAGGGAAAAGTGGAGCGTATTTTTAGGACGATCCAAGAGGAGATCATGCACACAATGCCCGGTACAACGTTTCGCAACACCCTTGAAAAGGGAGACTACAACCCGGACAAACATGCCTGTGTGAGTCTCCCTGAATTAGCCGAAATCCTCACGATCTGGATAGTCGAGAACTATCACCAGCGGGTCCACAGCACGCTCCAGCGGACACCAAATCAGGTATGGCTGTCTGGAATCGACCCCGATGAAATTCGGTATGTGGACGACCTGACAGAGTTGGACGCCATTCTAGGCGCGACATACAAACGCAAGCTCACGCATAAAGGAATTGAATGGAAGGGGCTTTCCTATAACTCCGATGAATTGCAGAAGCTCCGCCAGCTAAAAGGGGAAAAGCTGGAGGTCGAGCTGCGCATTGACGAGACAAACATTGGCTGTGGCTATGTCTTCTTGCCTGGACTGGAAAAGCCGATTCGAGTACCTGCGCTTAAGCGCGACTATGCAGACGGTATCAGCCTTACTCAACACAAGGTCTACACACGCCATGACCGAGAGCAGTCGCGGGATGCTGGCCGTGAATCAGGCGTTCTGTACTCCAAAGCCCTCGTCGATGAACTTCTTCAAGCGGCACGCGGTAAGCGAGGTCGCCTCGGGCGTCGTGCAGCCACCCACTTAGAACAGCGAGCCCGCAATGCAGGGAGGGAGACTAATGCCCGAACAGCCAGCGCAAAGAACATTGTAGGAAGCAAACCAGAATCGCTGGCCCCCGCTTCCACTCAACCTGTTCCTGTTGCCATCCGGCAAGAGATGCCGATCGGCCTTCGAGCCAGACCAAGGTTAGCGGCAATCAAACGGGAGGATATCAATGAGCAATAA
- a CDS encoding TnsA endonuclease N-terminal domain-containing protein → MNGNLEWESPHELNALRILDCDPKIASFYDQPCEIVYVQAGEQRRHYPDILVEFAFNGRKEIWEVKTETEASRPEVASRTALMAEHLPAWGYQYRIAVASELSLQPRLRNSCKLLDFGRNSISEDAREKIRRAVAAGENLDWLSACAGKYGPRGREVLCRLALEGYLQVEMNSEWSKETRFSVAAGARW, encoded by the coding sequence ATGAACGGCAATCTCGAGTGGGAATCACCTCATGAGCTCAACGCGCTCCGGATACTTGACTGCGACCCGAAGATAGCGAGTTTCTACGACCAACCCTGTGAGATCGTCTACGTCCAAGCGGGCGAGCAGCGGCGACACTATCCCGACATACTGGTTGAGTTTGCGTTCAACGGTCGAAAAGAAATCTGGGAGGTCAAGACAGAAACCGAAGCGAGTCGACCCGAGGTAGCGTCGAGAACTGCGCTGATGGCCGAACATCTTCCTGCATGGGGATATCAGTACCGCATCGCGGTAGCCAGTGAACTGTCGCTCCAACCTAGGCTGCGGAACAGCTGCAAGCTCCTGGACTTCGGTCGGAATTCCATCAGCGAGGATGCGCGAGAGAAGATCAGACGCGCTGTCGCAGCTGGAGAAAATCTCGACTGGTTATCTGCCTGCGCCGGGAAATACGGTCCGCGAGGGCGGGAGGTACTGTGCCGGCTCGCACTCGAGGGCTACCTCCAAGTTGAGATGAATTCAGAGTGGTCGAAGGAGACGCGGTTTTCTGTTGCAGCTGGTGCCAGATGGTGA